A genomic segment from Glycine soja cultivar W05 chromosome 18, ASM419377v2, whole genome shotgun sequence encodes:
- the LOC114396263 gene encoding agamous-like MADS-box protein AGL80, translating into MATGKLKLTFIANDSQRKTVCKKRKQSLLKKTEELSTLCGIEACAIVYGPNDHRPEIWPSESGVKNVLGKFMNKPQWEQSKKMMNQESFIAQSIMKSKDKLQKVVKENKEIEMSLFMAQCFQTGMFQPDINMTAADMNVLSSEI; encoded by the coding sequence ATGGCCACAGGAAAGCTGAAACTCACATTCATAGCCAACGATTCTCAAAGAAAAACAGTATGCAAGAAAAGGAAGCAGTCACTGCTGAAGAAAACGGAGGAACTCAGCACCCTTTGTGGCATTGAAGCATGTGCTATAGTTTATGGCCCCAATGATCATCGGCCAGAGATCTGGCCATCTGAATCGGGTGTCAAAAATGTACTGGGAAAGTTCATGAACAAGCCACAATGGGAGCAAAGCAAAAAGATGATGAACCAAGAGAGTTTCATTGCACAAAGTATCATGAAGAGTAAAGACAAGTTACAGAAAGTTGTGAAGGAAAACAAGGAGATTGAAATGTCCTTGTTCATGGCTCAGTGCTTTCAGACAGGTATGTTTCAGCCTGATATCAATATGACCGCAGCTGATATGAATGTTCTTTCATCGGAGATTTAA
- the LOC114396264 gene encoding leucine-rich repeat receptor-like serine/threonine-protein kinase BAM1, producing the protein MMFDATTSTTTIEATALTTTMAGTYERDLCEWSNFYVFQYFEDIWHHLQYLALFGNKLVDNIALELGNLSTLYELYIAYYNTYFDGIPPEIENLSNLVWLDVAYCGLSDEIPTKLGKLQNLNTLFLQVSALSGSLTPELGSLKSLKSMDLSNNMLSGEVPASFAKLKNLTLC; encoded by the exons ATGATGTTCGACGCCACCacatccaccaccaccatcgAAGCCACCGCCTTAACCACAACCATGGCTG GTACCTATGAGCGCGACCTCTGCGAGTGGTCAAACTTTTATGTTTTCCAATACTTTGAAGACAT CTGGCATCACCTCCAGTACCTCGCCCTCTTCGGCAACAAGCTCGTCGACAACATCGCACTCGAGCTCGGAAATCTCTCCACCCTCTACGAGCTCTACATCGCCTACTACAACACCTACTTCGACGGCATCCCGCCCGAGATTGAAAACCTGTCCAACCTCGTTTGGTTAGACGTCGCCTACTGTGGCCTCTCCGACGAGATTCCGACAAAGCTAGGAAAGCTCCAGAATCTGAACACGCTGTTTCTTCAGGTGAGTGCGCTCTCCGGCTCACTCACCCCCGAGCTGGGGAGCCTTAAGAGCCTCAAGTCCATGGACCTCTCCAACAACATGCTCTCCGGCGAGGTTCCAGCGAGTTTTGCGAAGCTGAAGAATCTAACTCTCTGTTGA